TGAGCAAATGCAGGCGGTTGATACCACAGGTATATCGCCTATGTCTCACTCACAAGACGTGGTGCAGCGGCTAAGAGATGACGTTGTGACAGCCACCAATCAGCGTGAAGCCTTCCAAACAAATGCGCCCGCTGTTGATAGTGGGCTGTATTTGGTGCCAAAAGTGATTGAATAGACACAATAAATAGACGACACAACTTGTCCCGAATTAGACTGCTTTGAATACTTAGAAAACCATGATTAACGACAGCCTTAAAATCTTAAGCCAAATGTTGGCGAATAAAACCATCTCTAGCGTTGAAATGACGCAAATATTCTTAGACCGTATTGGTCAATACAATCCTGAGATTAATGCTTATATTACGGTCGATGCAGATAAAAGTTTGGCGCAAGCCAACGCTGCTGATCTGCGCATTGCTAATGGTACAGCGACAACCTTAACTGGCATTCCGTTGGCACAAAAAGATATTTTTTGTGCTAAAGATTGGAAAACAACGTGTGGCTCCAAAATGCTGGAAAACTTTATTGCGCCATATGATGCACATGTTATC
This region of Methylophilaceae bacterium genomic DNA includes:
- the gatC gene encoding Asp-tRNA(Asn)/Glu-tRNA(Gln) amidotransferase subunit GatC yields the protein MALDNSDIKRIAHLARIDISDAEADKTLTKLTGILTLIEQMQAVDTTGISPMSHSQDVVQRLRDDVVTATNQREAFQTNAPAVDSGLYLVPKVIE